A genomic segment from Methanobrevibacter sp. encodes:
- a CDS encoding twitching motility protein PilT, translating to MDSKEVVIDTNFFMVPFQFNVDIITELEKLLPSYNLTTPSFVINELKGLKRNKNAKIRLNANLALKLANSSKVEIKDISLLENETVDDALLRVSEVLATNDIELKNRAKDKGITVAYLRQKKYIAVEGKI from the coding sequence ATGGACTCTAAAGAAGTTGTAATTGATACCAATTTTTTTATGGTTCCTTTTCAGTTCAATGTTGATATCATCACTGAACTTGAAAAATTATTACCTTCTTATAATTTAACTACTCCAAGCTTTGTTATCAATGAATTGAAGGGTTTGAAACGAAATAAAAATGCAAAAATAAGGTTAAATGCAAATTTAGCTTTAAAATTGGCTAATTCTTCAAAAGTTGAAATAAAGGATATTTCATTACTTGAAAATGAAACTGTGGATGATGCGTTACTTAGAGTTTCAGAAGTTTTAGCTACGAATGACATTGAATTAAAAAATCGTGCAAAGGACAAAGGTATTACCGTTGCATATTTAAGACAAAAAAAATATATTGCTGTTGAGGGTAAAATATAA
- a CDS encoding DNA-directed RNA polymerase: MYYRTKIRDTVRIPPYKFESPINEVAIETLNEQYAGRLDKKLGLLICVNDILEIGEGKLIIGDGATYHNVVFEAIFFKPEQHEIFDGEVIDIVDYGAFVRIGPMDGLIHVSQVTDDYITYDGKRGALLARESNKVLEEGDLVRARAVSVSIKDESNNNIENSRNSKIPLTMRQTNLGRFEWIEEAKQKNKKVKE; the protein is encoded by the coding sequence TTGTATTATAGAACAAAAATTAGGGATACTGTAAGAATTCCGCCTTACAAGTTTGAAAGTCCTATTAATGAAGTCGCTATTGAAACTTTAAACGAACAGTATGCTGGTCGTTTAGATAAAAAATTAGGTTTACTCATTTGTGTTAATGATATTCTTGAAATTGGTGAAGGTAAACTCATTATTGGTGATGGAGCTACATATCATAATGTTGTTTTCGAAGCAATTTTCTTTAAACCAGAACAACATGAGATTTTCGATGGTGAAGTAATTGATATTGTTGATTACGGAGCATTCGTGAGAATTGGACCTATGGATGGTTTAATCCATGTTTCCCAAGTAACTGATGATTATATTACTTATGATGGTAAAAGAGGTGCTTTACTTGCAAGAGAATCTAACAAAGTTTTAGAAGAAGGAGACTTAGTTAGAGCTAGAGCAGTAAGTGTTTCTATTAAAGATGAATCAAATAATAACATTGAAAACAGTAGGAATTCTAAAATTCCACTTACAATGAGACAAACTAATTTAGGCAGAT